GGCCTCGATGGTGGCGATTGCCAGTCCGCGGCGGGGTGTGGCGGTCACCGGCGCCGGACGCGGCATCGGTCCCGCGATCGCCTCGAAGCGTGCGGCCGACGGCGCCCGGGTCGTGGTGAACGACTTGGACGCTGCTGCGGTGAAGCTGGTCGCCAACGAGCTCGGCGGCATCGCGGTCCCTGGTGATGCGGCAAGCGAGGACGGGGTCGCCGTGCTGGAGAAGTCCGCCCGCAAAGAACTCGGCTCGATCGACATCTATCTCGCCAACGCCGGCATCGACACCGGCAAGGGACTCGACACCCCCGAAGACGACTGGGCGAAGGCCCTCGACGTGAACGTAGGAGAAGCAGATGACGTACGACGAGCGCGCGACTGTCGCCGCGGTGGTCTTCGACTACGGCGGCGTGCTCACCAGCCCGGTCCGTGACTCGATCGCGGCCTGGCTGAAGCGGGACGGGATCGACCCAGCCTCGTTCTCGAGAACGTTGAAGGCGTGGATGTCCCGCTCGGTGCCCGAGGGCACACCGATCCACCGTCTGGAGACCGGTGAGCTGACCACTGCGGAGTTCGATTCCCTGCTCGCCGCGGAACTCGTCGGCACCAATGGTGGCCCGGTCGCCCCCGACGGGCTGCTGCAGGCACTGTTCGCCGAGATGCGACCGGACCCGTTGATGCTCGATCTCGTCGAGAAGCTCAAGTCCGCAGGTGTCCGGGTCGCATTGCTGTCCAACAGTTGGGGCAACACCTACCCGCGGGAGCGGATCGACGCGTTGTTCGACCCAGTGGTCATCTCCGGCGAGGTCGGGATGCGCAAACCGAACCGAGAGATCTTCGCGCACACCCTGAAGCTGCTCGATGTCGAGCCCGGTGCGGCGGTGTTCGTCGACGACGCCGCCCCGAACATTGAGGGCGCGAGACGCGCCGGCCTGCAGACGGTCCTACACGTCGACGTACACACCACAAGAAGTCAGCTTGCTCGGCACGTTCCGGGCCTGAGCACACCCAACCCAAAGCTGGAGGAGACCCCGTGAGCGAGACCCGTCGTACCGCGATCGTCACCGGAGCCGCACGCGGCATCGGCGCTGCCGTCGCCAAGCGGCTGAGCCAGGACGGCTTCGCCGTGGCCGTGCTCGACCTCAAAGAGTCTGCCTGCAAGCCGGTCGTCGAGGAGATCGAGGCCGCTGGCGGCAAGGCCCTCGCGGTCGGTGTCGACGTCGCCGACGAGCAGGCCGCCGACCAGGCCGTCGCGCGGGTGGCCGAGGAACTCGGCGCGCCGACCGTGCTGGTGAACAACGCCGGCATCACTCGCGACAACCTGCTGTT
The nucleotide sequence above comes from Micromonospora sp. NBC_00389. Encoded proteins:
- a CDS encoding SDR family NAD(P)-dependent oxidoreductase — encoded protein: MVAIASPRRGVAVTGAGRGIGPAIASKRAADGARVVVNDLDAAAVKLVANELGGIAVPGDAASEDGVAVLEKSARKELGSIDIYLANAGIDTGKGLDTPEDDWAKALDVNVGEADDVRRARDCRRGGLRLRRRAHQPGP
- a CDS encoding HAD family hydrolase, which translates into the protein MTYDERATVAAVVFDYGGVLTSPVRDSIAAWLKRDGIDPASFSRTLKAWMSRSVPEGTPIHRLETGELTTAEFDSLLAAELVGTNGGPVAPDGLLQALFAEMRPDPLMLDLVEKLKSAGVRVALLSNSWGNTYPRERIDALFDPVVISGEVGMRKPNREIFAHTLKLLDVEPGAAVFVDDAAPNIEGARRAGLQTVLHVDVHTTRSQLARHVPGLSTPNPKLEETP